The genomic stretch CTCGTTTTCAAACTTAAAACCTTTCATAATAAATcttgactttgtcaagtgatcatcaaacctttttcttaataaatgctaaaacacttaagcatattcaaacactttcaaaacataaaaaatacaaatatcatCAAACTTTGTTTTTGTGCCTTTTGTGtacttttcttttaaaatctttttcagaaagaaagaACATTAGTCCAATTCTTTCAGTGACGCAAACCCTAAGCCTATAAGATTGAGGTTGCAGTTGTTGATATTTTCCACTTGAATGTGAGACATGTTTGTTGATTAAATCCAAGTAAAGCTCTTCATATCAAGATGACGCAAATACACACTCCTTCATACTTGTAGATGACAATTAGTGTTTTCCACTCGAAGACGGCAAAATATCATTTTcctttaaaatcaaacaaaacaaacctccgttgttttcttttttagcagaactacaaatgTTTTGACTTCCGTATGACATagaaggggtatgtaggcacaacaTGCGATGTCTTGTCGAGCAcacaaaaataaaactattttttttctcaTCCCACCAATCTTTTATAAACTTTAAccctttagtttaaaaacacagattttcaaaaagattCATGTGAAATACTACAGATATGAAGGGTGTTAATACTTTCTTCTTGTATAACTAATTCTCGTatctagatttttttttttttttttagattttatcaatattttcccatttCTTTGAATAATATTGTTGTTTTGATATATATGAGTTAGATTTAGttaaatatgaaatatattattAGAATTTAATTTTGGTCACAGTCATATCACGTTATATATGGTGTAAAACAAATTGCTAACATAGATAACAGTAGAGGATAAGAATCTACCATGGAACCAACTTGTTCTGCTTGCGCCATGGAATGGAGCATCCAACTTGAGAAATATCTTCGTTCTAGTAAACCAGGTAAATGTCATTTATGTCATATATTGTCTTTTTTTTGTTCATTTCTCATACCTTTCAACAATATTGAAGGACAAAAACGTTGGCTGTTGTACTGATTTTGGCAAGGAAATTGTTTAGAGACCATACTTGATACTTTCAGCATTGTGATTGGAGTCCCACATTCTTTTCATCACAAAATACATTAATGTTTTATATATCTTTACACAAACATAACTGTTTAATTGCATCAGCTGTATTAGGAGGGACAAATTTTGTACTAAGGTTTAGGCATTTCTGatgtattatatttaatatagtttttgctctttcaaaaaaaaaagccaatgaattaaaattaataattaattctgtaaataaatatttaagcaacactgaattaaaataaataaataataattataaaataaaaaatagctcTAATCAATATTCATACTATTCACATgtcatcaaaaataattttttattttaatcacaatGACACGTAATCAAAATTGAAGGGAGATAACAAATTTTCAAATGAGGTAAAgtcgaagaaaaaaaaaattaatttttaaaatggaaTGACTAAATGATAAGATAGGAGTTGTCATTCCTGGGTTGATTCCTGTTTAGCCTTTTTCATTTTTGGACTTAGGCCCTcttttttattaaagaaaaatggAATGACTAAATGTGAagaattaggggtgttcgcggtgcggtttgggcggttttgacaaaaaaaatcatccgaaccgcaagagaaaaaatcgtgcggtttggtttggtttggttggcttttaaaaaaaatccaaaccaaactaaaccaaactaatgcggtttggttcggttcggttggttcggttttttacaaatattttattgagccataatacacatatagatgacaacataattttgtatttagacattcatacactatcaaataataacaaaactcttcatattttgacaataattttccatttaatatgtaaaaattaaattagaaaaaagtggaatattaaatataaaataataacataaaacaatataaaaaatattataataaaacaaaataatataagagacaagagattagtgaagatgaaaaagaaaaaaaagtgttgagagattagagaagaaaatgtgcgataaaaacgaaactgaaatacggaacatttacataaaaatagaaggtgaaaaagaaagaatataagagagtagatattatagaagaagaaggaagatgtatgtggtaaagaaggtgcgataatgttattagagatttgagaagatcgggactaaaattatatgtgtaaggatgagaaagttgttggtaatcataaggctaatgtataataggtttaatttttggttggatatgagttaagtaaaatttaggttgtaacataatgcggtttgattcggtttggttcggtttataaaatacaaaccgcaaaccgaaccaaaccgtgcggttttgttaaaagatgacccaaactaatccgaaccaaatgcggttttttgcggtttcggtttggtttggtttgcggttttctattgggttggtttggttttgatcacccctatgaAAAACCATTAAAATGgagaaataaaaatacatttaagcctaaaaattaggattgttaaaaaaaaaaatcaaagaactgGACGaaatgttatgtttggttagtgaACCAAACCATAATCCACAAACACTTCTAGAATCGAACCGAAACTAAAATCGAATGGAACTGAAACTGAAAAtggaaaatacttaaaataagtttaattttttttttaaaaatgaaaaaataacttAATGGTTCGGTTCTTTGATAAATAATTTGGTTTGGAAAAAATCTTCTAACAGTTTAGTAcggttgaaaattttaaaacgGTATACCAACTCAATAATTTTGGTTTAGTTCTTAATAAATTGAAAGGTTTTATTCAGTTCAAGTGATTTTTTTACTATATTCGATTTAGTTCAGTTCAATTTTTCGCATCCCATGAATAATCCCACTAAAAATAATCATTAAAGCTAAATATTTTCATGaagtttaatttatttaacaAACAAATTATCAACTATTATTCGAGGTTACAACTTATAAGCAGGGACTGGTTGTGTGCCGGGTTCAGAGAGGCTGTCACAGACTGTAATTTATTAGATATTCCAATGGAAAGGCATCCTTTCACCTGGGTAAAAAGTAGAGGTACTGCACATGCTATTGAAGAACGACTTGATCTCTAAACTTACCAACTTAATCGCTTCTTGTTCAGACCATAGCCCTATCATGCTTCATTGTGATCCGACCCACCGTATCAGCCATAAGAGCTATCGTTTTCGGTTTGAGAATGTATGGCTTAAAGAAGATGAGTTATTTGATGTTGTGAACCAGAGTTGGAATGCTGTAGATAATGGGGAGGTACTGCATCGTATTAGTAACTGTGCAAAAGAGCTTTCTATTTGGAATAAAGTAAAATACAAGGAGAAGAACCACAATCTTGCTTTACATATGGCAGCCATGGAAGCTGCTAGAATGGCTAATGATCAGGGTGCAGCCGGGAGATTTTTTGAGGCGCAGAAAGAGTACAACAAAATCCTGATTCGGGAGGAAATCTTCTGGAAGCAAAGAGCTAAAATGCATTGGCTTCGACACGGTGATTCGAACTCAAAATTTTTCCATAAGTCGGCAACAGTAAGGAATAATTTCAAAAAGATAGATATGCTTGTTGATGGTATAGGGGCGGTAGCTAAAGATCAAGAGGGGTTATGTCGCGTTGCAAGTACTTATTTTAAGGAATTGTTTGCGGTGAACCAGGGAGAGTATGAGCCCGTTTTGTCTTGCATTCTTCCggctgtaatcaacacacatcctgacctttccgtcctttttaggtacaggaacaatattcgcaacccgcagcgggtaattcacaacttgcagaaagccagcatcaaattgtttctcaacctctttcttaatcttctcagacatatctgggcgagtccttcgaagattctgcttgacaggaggactatcttccttgagaggtagacggtaGGGCTGGGCATCGGTTCGGGCCGGTTCGGGTTCGGGCCCAAAAACCCAAACCGAGCTACCCGTCGGATGAATAATATGGGCCCAATTTCCGACCGACTTCAACTTCGGTTAACTCGGGTTCGGTTTGAATCGGATCGGTTAGCATGATTGGATTTTTTCGGTTATTTAAAATACTTGGGCCTGTCCCATATTTCAGCCCAATTTTAAAATGACtggaattttttaattttataaggggttGTTTTGAATTAAGGCCAATAAAGTAATCATACCATGAGTTAGACTAACATTTGAAACATCCAAAATTTAAGCCCAAGAAAAAATTATtatcaattttaatatattattaaataaattgagATTAAGttgcttaattatttttattattaaaaaaattaatttatttcgaccaatataatttattttttaatttggcaAACTTCTCATTTAAAGCATGTTACCTAAATCCTtccaaaatttaaataattaattattgactctCAACACAAACACAGAGGACTCAATTAATTTACATCACCAATAAAAATTAAAGTTCAAATTACATTTAAACAAATTCTAAAATTATGAGAACATTGTATTTGACATTCTCCAAACACTTGTGCCTTCAACCTGCAACAATTCTACTGATAATAAATCAGATAAGTATAATCCAAAAATGATAAATAGCAACAATAACTACAAAACTTCAAAAATAACACTTAATTGTCAAAATcaacaaacatatatttttataaatttaaacacCAGTTCATGAATAGCATAGCAGTAACTTTGTGCATTTTTGCAGAGaaaattcaataaatttttttgcACATATGTGCTTCAAGTCTGCCatcaacaaaaaaatcaaatatagtaTCATACAAATTCCTTTCCTACACACATGGAAGTGAAATCAAGTAACTTTCATCTCAAATTTATTTCAACAAATCATTCATTCAAATTCCCTTCTTATACACATTAGAGGAAATTCCCTTCTTATACACATTAGAGGAGAAATCAAGTAACTTTCATCTCAAACTTATTTCACCAAATCATTTGATTTCATAACAGTCAAACATACTTCactaatttaaaaagaaaattcaaatcatttagtATATTTCACCAAGTCACTTAATACTAAATCTCAAACATGCTTTAATATATTTTCACCAAATCATTTGATTTCATAACAGTTCAATATACTTTTATCTCAAACATATTTTACCAAGTCATTCAATACTAAATCTAACAGTTCAACAtacattaataatttaaaagaaaCACAAATTGCTAATCATATAAAAGAATGTTCAGTAATATACCCCATTGCTAGAGCAGTAACAACCCAAGTAACAAACTGATGCAACTCCGGCGCCGATGTTAAATTGTCACTCCTCCAAGCTCAGATGTGATTTTCACCTAAAAATTGATTTAGAAGATTATGGTAGCACCATTTCCatcaaaacctgaaacaaaacaaGCATATACACAAGGTCTTAGACTTACTTCATACACATTCGCAACTGTAATTCCAAGTTCAAGCTTCTCAAACAGAGATATAACATACACAATACACAACCAAACAAGATTTTAAATGAAAGCTTATGACCATAACTTAGTTTCCAACATAAGAGATTTTGATAAATCCGTCTAAACACAAAACATAGTCATAAATTGAAGTTTACAAATTATCTTGATTCAAAATAGTTACCTTTTTTACTTTAATCCGTTCTTATGCAATTTTGAATCAAGATCTGAAccgaaaatatataaacaataaacATGATCAACAACACTATatcattttaaaaagaaaactctAACCTTAATCACAAACCATAAATTTCATTATAAATCAATAACAACCAACCTTAATCATTATGTAATCTGAGTTGATTGCAAAGGCGGCAGCGGAGATGGTGATGGGAGACAGTGTTTCATAGCACAGCAGCGCATAACTGTAAACAAATAAGATAAAATACAGTGGTTTCAGTTTTAAAAGCAATAGAGGAAAAACTGAAAAATGAAGTTGAGATTGAAGATTATAGAGTtaggagaagagagaaagaaggttACCTTAAAGAAGGAAGGATCGGCGGCCGCTGGGAAGAATGAATTAGGGTTTGTAACATGAAGAATCAATATATAGAACTCCAGATTTGGGCTAAGGAATGGATTAGGTTTGCAAAATTGGAAGCATCAAGATCAAATTGGGCTTGGAATACGTTGGGCCTAGCCATTACCAACTATTATCTTCGGTCGGATTCAGTTTCCGACGGGCCCAAAATCAATCTCCGAATCCGACCGTGTACACCCGCCTCAACCCTTTTCTTCCTTCCGCCAGTACCCGCAAACCGAATAA from Vicia villosa cultivar HV-30 ecotype Madison, WI unplaced genomic scaffold, Vvil1.0 ctg.000010F_1_1, whole genome shotgun sequence encodes the following:
- the LOC131621656 gene encoding uncharacterized protein LOC131621656, with the protein product MEPTCSACAMEWSIQLEKYLRSSKPDHSPIMLHCDPTHRISHKSYRFRFENVWLKEDELFDVVNQSWNAVDNGEVLHRISNCAKELSIWNKVKYKEKNHNLALHMAAMEAARMANDQGAAGRFFEAQKEYNKILIREEIFWKQRAKMHWLRHGDSNSKFFHKSATVRNNFKKIDMLVDGRV